A stretch of Paenibacillus sp. URB8-2 DNA encodes these proteins:
- a CDS encoding ABC transporter substrate-binding protein, whose product MKKKTKLAISAMLITGLLAGCGNSGGGNSSAEGNSSGTKSEKVTLTFWRNSGNDSENSAYDKLVASFNESHPDIKVEMSPIPYADYDTKLRTSIASGNPPDIMAIDAPNMASYAQAGALQPLTEYFKKDGNLEDIPESTIKTYTYKNEIYMAPLTESSIALFYNKKMFEAKGIPLPSKNPDEPITWDQVLEAAQKLNDPDGGVYGIDPAQGFGNAGGTAYFKYPIIWQFGGEIMSPDGTTSKGYLDKPETKKALQFFSDLYNKSKVSSLEYPPDPFPNNQLAMTIDGSWSLGNYAEKFPNFKLGVDYDIAPLPKETQQAVANGSWSLAVSAKSKNPEAAWQFVNYVTGAEGSKTYCSITKDIPARYSVAKQFPELNEYPKNIFVVQNQKYGRPRPITPIFPQMSEAVNKMIEEVTISGRNVDAAVADAITKIDKAYADLPQK is encoded by the coding sequence TTGAAAAAGAAAACAAAATTGGCTATAAGCGCAATGCTCATTACCGGTCTGTTGGCCGGATGTGGAAATAGCGGAGGAGGCAACAGCTCGGCGGAGGGGAATTCTTCCGGAACAAAAAGCGAGAAGGTAACGCTTACCTTCTGGAGAAACTCCGGCAACGATTCCGAGAACTCGGCGTACGATAAATTGGTGGCATCCTTTAATGAGAGTCATCCTGACATCAAAGTGGAGATGAGCCCGATCCCGTATGCGGATTACGATACAAAGCTCAGAACGTCCATCGCTTCGGGCAACCCGCCGGATATTATGGCGATCGATGCGCCGAACATGGCTTCCTATGCGCAGGCGGGCGCTCTGCAGCCGCTGACGGAATACTTTAAAAAGGATGGCAATCTGGAAGATATTCCGGAGTCCACCATCAAAACGTATACTTACAAGAACGAGATTTACATGGCGCCGCTGACCGAATCATCGATCGCCTTGTTCTATAACAAGAAGATGTTCGAAGCAAAGGGCATTCCGCTTCCTTCCAAAAATCCGGATGAGCCGATCACCTGGGATCAAGTACTTGAAGCGGCTCAAAAGCTGAACGATCCGGATGGCGGTGTCTACGGCATCGACCCTGCTCAAGGCTTCGGCAACGCGGGCGGAACGGCTTACTTCAAATACCCGATCATCTGGCAATTCGGCGGCGAGATCATGAGCCCGGACGGAACGACCTCCAAAGGCTATCTGGATAAGCCGGAAACGAAAAAAGCGCTGCAATTCTTCTCGGATCTGTATAACAAGTCCAAGGTATCCTCACTGGAATACCCGCCGGATCCGTTCCCTAACAATCAGCTTGCTATGACAATCGACGGCTCTTGGTCGCTGGGCAACTATGCCGAGAAGTTCCCGAACTTCAAGCTGGGCGTCGATTACGACATCGCCCCGCTGCCTAAAGAAACGCAGCAGGCCGTTGCGAACGGAAGCTGGTCGCTGGCCGTCTCCGCGAAGAGCAAGAACCCCGAGGCCGCTTGGCAGTTCGTCAACTATGTAACGGGAGCGGAAGGATCGAAGACTTATTGCTCGATTACCAAAGACATTCCGGCCCGCTATTCGGTAGCCAAGCAATTCCCGGAATTGAACGAATATCCGAAGAACATCTTTGTCGTGCAGAACCAAAAATACGGCAGACCGCGTCCGATTACACCGATCTTCCCGCAAATGTCTGAAGCAGTTAACAAGATGATTGAGGAAGTGACGATCAGCGGACGAAACGTCGACGCCGCCGTCGCCGATGCCATTACTAAGATCGACAAGGCTTACGCCGATCTGCCGCAAAAATAA
- a CDS encoding NAD(P)/FAD-dependent oxidoreductase produces MTKPYVIIGGGVAAVHAAKAIRDRDDEAEIIILGAENHLPYNRIKLTKGLFTDLHSEKALIKKEKWYLANRITVHTSTRVVSLRPDLRQVETEDGRTWDYRKLLLCMGARNRALPVPGAELRGVHTIREMKDADALKSGLASGSRVAVIGGGVQGLETAWALCEAGYAVTVIEAGPRLMGRQLDRHSSELLRSQLERSGVTVRLHSGVAAIEGTESAQGIRLDDGSRIPCDHVVYSIGILPNTSIVNDTAIQVRSGIVVNDRLETSVPGIFAAGDAAELDGHVEGLWGGALEQGRTAGSNMAAEDAEVYVKAVPVTLFNAFGISLFSIGTVDEGQCALMLSGEQNGVYTAIFVKGNTMIGAVSWEGAAASLVYKEAVERKIGLEGINLDVMDIASVMDEVKSRLSGKTCSA; encoded by the coding sequence ATGACAAAGCCATATGTCATTATTGGCGGCGGAGTAGCTGCCGTTCATGCGGCAAAGGCAATCCGGGACCGGGACGATGAAGCGGAAATCATCATTCTCGGCGCAGAGAACCATCTTCCTTACAACCGGATCAAGCTGACCAAGGGTCTGTTCACCGACCTCCACAGTGAAAAGGCGCTCATTAAAAAAGAAAAATGGTATCTCGCCAACCGGATAACCGTGCACACTTCCACACGCGTCGTATCTCTTCGTCCGGATCTCCGTCAGGTCGAAACCGAGGACGGGAGAACATGGGATTATCGCAAGCTGCTCCTATGCATGGGAGCCCGGAACCGCGCACTCCCCGTTCCCGGAGCCGAACTCCGCGGAGTTCATACGATCCGGGAGATGAAGGATGCCGATGCGCTCAAGTCCGGCCTTGCAAGCGGCAGCCGCGTCGCCGTAATCGGCGGAGGCGTTCAGGGGCTAGAAACGGCATGGGCGCTGTGTGAAGCCGGTTACGCCGTAACCGTCATCGAAGCCGGCCCACGGCTGATGGGCCGTCAGCTGGACCGCCATTCCTCGGAGCTCCTCCGGTCGCAGCTGGAACGCTCCGGCGTCACGGTCCGCCTGCATTCCGGCGTTGCCGCTATCGAGGGAACCGAGTCAGCTCAGGGAATCAGACTGGACGACGGCTCCCGGATTCCCTGCGATCATGTCGTCTATTCGATCGGCATCCTGCCGAATACGTCTATCGTCAATGATACGGCTATTCAGGTCCGGTCCGGCATCGTTGTGAACGACCGCCTGGAGACCAGCGTTCCCGGCATATTTGCCGCCGGAGACGCAGCCGAGTTGGACGGCCATGTGGAGGGGCTGTGGGGCGGAGCACTCGAACAGGGACGCACGGCGGGAAGCAATATGGCGGCCGAAGACGCTGAAGTCTACGTCAAAGCGGTGCCCGTCACTCTGTTTAACGCCTTCGGCATCTCGCTGTTCTCCATCGGAACAGTTGATGAAGGGCAGTGCGCCCTCATGCTGTCCGGCGAACAAAACGGAGTCTACACGGCAATTTTTGTGAAAGGGAACACAATGATCGGCGCCGTTTCCTGGGAAGGCGCAGCCGCCTCCCTCGTTTACAAGGAAGCCGTCGAGCGGAAAATCGGGCTTGAAGGCATCAACCTTGACGTTATGGATATAGCCTCAGTCATGGACGAAGTGAAGTCCCGGCTGAGCGGGAAGACATGCAGCGCCTAA
- the nspC gene encoding carboxynorspermidine decarboxylase yields the protein MKEIDFSAVPSPSYVVDERLLVKNLELLNSVQERTGAHILLAQKGFSMHALYPLVGKYLKGVTSSSLFEARLGYEEMGKEVHAYAPAYVDSEFDELMKYSDHLVFNSFDQWSRYKEKVQSAPKHISCGIRVNPEYSEIEIPLYDPCYNNSRLGVTLDNFRPEELDGIEGLHFHTMCEQNSDTLERTIKVVDERFGPYLKGMKWLNFGGGHHITRPDYDVETLVRCILYMKEKYNVQIYLEPGEAIALNTGYLVATVLDVVKNGMEIAILDTSAECHMPDVLAMPYRPNIIGAGQPNEYEHTYRLGGLTCLAGDIIGDYSFKQPLKNGDRLVFLDMAHYTMVKNHMFNGVNLPSIVSYNEEEGIKVIRTFGYEDYSGRLS from the coding sequence ATGAAAGAGATCGATTTCAGCGCGGTTCCTTCACCAAGTTACGTTGTAGACGAAAGGCTTCTTGTCAAAAATCTTGAGCTGCTGAACTCCGTTCAGGAGCGCACGGGCGCGCATATTCTGCTGGCCCAAAAAGGCTTTTCCATGCATGCTCTCTATCCGTTGGTAGGGAAATATCTGAAAGGCGTCACTTCCAGCTCCTTGTTCGAAGCCCGTCTCGGCTATGAGGAAATGGGCAAAGAGGTCCACGCCTACGCTCCGGCGTATGTGGACTCGGAATTTGACGAGCTGATGAAGTACAGCGATCATCTTGTTTTTAACTCCTTCGACCAGTGGAGTCGCTACAAGGAGAAGGTTCAGAGCGCTCCGAAGCATATCAGCTGCGGCATCCGCGTGAATCCCGAGTATTCCGAAATCGAGATTCCGCTCTACGATCCCTGCTACAACAATTCCAGACTGGGCGTGACGCTGGATAACTTCCGGCCGGAGGAGTTGGACGGCATCGAAGGCCTGCATTTCCATACGATGTGCGAGCAGAACTCGGATACATTGGAGCGGACGATTAAGGTCGTGGACGAGAGATTCGGTCCATATTTGAAAGGCATGAAGTGGCTCAACTTCGGCGGCGGGCATCATATTACGCGTCCCGATTACGATGTGGAGACGCTTGTGCGCTGTATTCTATATATGAAGGAAAAATACAACGTCCAGATTTACCTGGAGCCGGGCGAAGCCATCGCCCTGAATACCGGATATCTGGTGGCGACAGTGCTGGACGTGGTCAAGAACGGCATGGAAATTGCCATTCTCGACACCTCGGCGGAATGTCATATGCCCGATGTGCTGGCCATGCCTTACCGGCCGAACATCATAGGTGCGGGGCAGCCGAACGAGTATGAGCATACGTACCGCCTCGGTGGACTTACCTGTCTCGCAGGGGACATTATCGGCGATTATTCCTTCAAACAGCCGCTGAAGAATGGCGACCGTCTCGTATTCCTCGACATGGCGCATTACACGATGGTCAAGAATCATATGTTCAACGGCGTCAACCTGCCTTCCATCGTGTCCTACAATGAAGAAGAAGGCATCAAGGTGATCCGCACCTTCGGCTATGAGGATTACAGCGGCCGGTTGTCGTAG
- a CDS encoding FprA family A-type flavoprotein, which translates to MIANLKIADNTYWVGKIDDREVPFHRLVLTKGTTYNSYLLKTGKPTVIDTVDMEFGREYAEHLAEMIDPLDIHYIVINHTEPDHSGGLAALAGKAVNAVIVCTEIAVPELQEMYKLHNRNFLVVKDGDTLDIGGKTLLFKETPYLHTAETMITYCAEDKILFPCDIFSTHVAAKRLFADEAGFDITEDFKGYYSAIIHPHRRYVRTLIEAVKDLEIEMIAPSHGFVIRQDVRKFIDLYAELSRETTQGKKAAIVYTTIKNNTRKMAKILQDSLQENGIETAVWDADKADAADILASITAADAVFVGSSTRYADMIGNLEPILEQMQTMNLEGKLAAAFGSYGWSGEAIEVIQDYLNGTNMNVQSTSGVIKTTGMIHVEFPVRVRFSPKEPEKEQKIRHAAEFVSDLLLSSF; encoded by the coding sequence ATGATTGCAAATCTCAAGATTGCCGACAACACTTACTGGGTCGGAAAAATAGACGACCGTGAAGTTCCGTTCCACCGTCTCGTGCTGACAAAGGGCACCACCTACAATTCCTATTTGTTAAAAACGGGCAAGCCGACCGTCATCGATACCGTCGATATGGAGTTCGGACGGGAATATGCGGAACACCTGGCTGAAATGATCGATCCGCTCGACATTCATTACATTGTGATCAACCATACCGAACCCGACCACTCCGGCGGGCTGGCCGCGCTCGCGGGAAAAGCCGTCAATGCCGTTATCGTCTGCACGGAAATCGCCGTTCCGGAGCTGCAGGAAATGTACAAGCTTCACAACCGGAACTTCCTTGTTGTCAAAGACGGAGACACGCTGGACATCGGCGGCAAGACGCTGCTGTTTAAAGAAACGCCTTACCTTCACACCGCGGAAACGATGATCACTTACTGCGCCGAAGATAAGATCTTGTTCCCTTGCGATATTTTCAGCACGCATGTCGCGGCTAAGCGCCTTTTTGCCGACGAAGCCGGCTTTGATATAACCGAAGATTTCAAGGGCTATTACAGCGCCATTATCCATCCGCACCGCAGATATGTAAGAACGCTGATCGAAGCGGTCAAGGACCTTGAGATCGAAATGATCGCTCCCTCCCACGGATTCGTCATTCGTCAGGATGTGCGCAAATTTATCGACCTGTACGCCGAATTGAGCCGTGAAACGACTCAAGGGAAAAAGGCCGCCATCGTCTATACCACCATCAAGAACAATACACGGAAAATGGCTAAAATTCTGCAGGATTCCCTTCAGGAGAACGGAATCGAGACAGCGGTCTGGGATGCCGACAAAGCGGATGCGGCGGATATTCTGGCAAGCATCACAGCAGCCGATGCCGTCTTCGTTGGCAGCTCCACCCGATATGCGGATATGATCGGAAATCTGGAACCGATTTTGGAGCAGATGCAGACAATGAACCTTGAAGGCAAGCTGGCAGCCGCCTTTGGCTCCTACGGATGGAGCGGGGAAGCGATTGAGGTAATCCAGGATTATTTGAACGGGACCAACATGAACGTGCAGAGCACTTCGGGAGTCATCAAGACGACCGGGATGATCCATGTTGAATTTCCGGTAAGAGTCCGTTTCTCTCCCAAAGAACCCGAGAAAGAACAAAAAATCAGACATGCGGCGGAATTCGTTTCAGACCTGCTGCTGAGCTCATTTTAG
- a CDS encoding ArsR/SmtB family transcription factor, producing the protein MKNEDMLAVLKALSNETRLNILCWLREPEKMNENLPNVIKEEFPGGVCVGSIQEKSGLAQSVISSYLSSMQKTGLLESRRYGQWTYYRRNEEAIAAFLESFAAGLQAKNK; encoded by the coding sequence ATGAAAAATGAAGATATGCTTGCGGTGCTGAAGGCTCTGTCTAATGAGACCCGTCTTAACATCCTTTGCTGGCTGCGGGAGCCGGAGAAAATGAATGAGAATCTCCCTAACGTCATTAAAGAAGAGTTCCCGGGCGGTGTCTGCGTGGGAAGCATTCAGGAAAAATCCGGTCTGGCGCAGTCGGTCATCTCCTCATACCTGTCATCTATGCAGAAGACCGGACTGCTGGAGTCCCGCCGCTATGGCCAATGGACCTATTACAGGCGCAATGAAGAGGCGATCGCGGCCTTTTTGGAGAGCTTTGCGGCCGGGCTGCAGGCCAAGAATAAGTAG
- a CDS encoding NADH:flavin oxidoreductase translates to MTISKTAAALFKPFEGGRLKLENRIVMAPMTRSFSPTGVPGPDVAGYYRRRAENGVGLIITEGTVINHPAAAADHGVPHFYGEEALEGWARVVREVHEAGGKIAPQIWHTGTAREREKFPDSNVDPIGPSGLSLTGEPVSEPLTVEEIRGLVQAYAQAAADAKRAGFDAVEIHGAHGYLIDQFFWDFTNKRTDEYGGDLVGRTRFAVEIIEAVRAAVGPDFPIIFRFSQWKPVDYGVKLAANPEELERFLAPLSAAGVDIFHASTRRFWEPEFEGSDLNLAGWTRKLTGKPAITVGSIGLDSDFTSLFEEGKGGQAAGLDNLIERLEHGEFDLVAVGRALLTDPAWAAKIRNDRIEELRPFTREDLATLS, encoded by the coding sequence ATGACTATATCCAAAACAGCAGCGGCTCTGTTCAAGCCTTTTGAAGGCGGCCGACTGAAGCTTGAAAATCGTATTGTCATGGCTCCGATGACCCGATCCTTTTCGCCAACAGGCGTTCCAGGTCCCGACGTGGCCGGATATTACCGCCGGAGGGCGGAAAACGGCGTCGGTCTCATCATCACCGAAGGAACAGTCATTAACCATCCGGCTGCGGCTGCTGACCACGGCGTGCCGCATTTTTACGGGGAGGAAGCTCTGGAAGGATGGGCTCGCGTCGTTCGCGAAGTTCATGAAGCCGGCGGCAAAATCGCTCCGCAGATTTGGCATACCGGAACCGCCCGCGAGCGGGAGAAATTCCCGGATTCGAATGTCGACCCGATCGGGCCGTCGGGCCTCAGCCTCACCGGCGAGCCGGTATCAGAGCCGCTGACGGTTGAAGAGATTCGCGGTCTCGTGCAGGCCTATGCCCAGGCCGCTGCGGACGCGAAGCGCGCTGGCTTTGACGCGGTGGAGATCCACGGTGCGCACGGCTACCTCATTGACCAGTTCTTCTGGGACTTTACCAACAAGCGTACGGATGAGTATGGCGGCGATCTGGTTGGCCGCACCCGATTCGCGGTGGAGATCATCGAGGCGGTGCGAGCTGCAGTCGGCCCTGACTTCCCGATTATCTTCCGTTTCTCCCAGTGGAAGCCGGTCGATTACGGCGTCAAGCTGGCAGCTAACCCGGAGGAGCTGGAGCGTTTCCTCGCGCCGCTGTCTGCGGCAGGAGTCGATATTTTCCATGCCTCTACGCGCCGCTTCTGGGAACCGGAGTTCGAGGGCTCGGACCTCAATCTGGCGGGCTGGACTCGCAAGCTGACCGGCAAGCCGGCTATTACCGTAGGCTCTATCGGTCTGGACTCCGATTTCACCAGCCTGTTCGAGGAGGGCAAGGGCGGGCAGGCTGCCGGCCTTGACAACCTGATCGAGCGTCTGGAGCACGGAGAGTTCGACCTCGTCGCCGTCGGTCGAGCACTGCTGACTGACCCCGCTTGGGCGGCCAAGATCCGCAACGATCGCATCGAAGAACTGCGGCCCTTCACGCGGGAGGATCTTGCTACGCTGAGCTGA
- a CDS encoding radical SAM protein produces the protein MTYKSLELVKPQTWELEGLEIGVTSNCNFRCDYCCAYKRNDGQGLEGKEIIRILEELPSLKRVRLSGGEVTLKFDDCLEVVAYCASRGIQTQLNSNGSLLSAARIDKLALAGLTTIHISFNFTSAEEFSRYYNIHPNVYKKIRENISLFAKTEVDTVLETLLFSETENRMREISEHVYSMGVRTHEIQNSIVMDHSGWKSIAAREALKQAVNDLIAHKKEDTVLYFTCMDRFMEALGFREQPGVYFPHCIEGKTQLHLHGNGDILISELCHPVVIGNIYKGTSLKDIYKPMPVELERFLDRQPCPALDALFPQGI, from the coding sequence ATGACTTACAAATCACTGGAGCTTGTCAAACCGCAAACTTGGGAGCTGGAGGGGCTGGAAATCGGCGTTACGTCGAACTGCAACTTCCGCTGCGACTACTGCTGCGCATATAAACGGAACGACGGGCAGGGCCTTGAGGGGAAAGAGATTATCCGAATTCTTGAAGAGCTTCCTTCTTTAAAAAGAGTCCGCCTTTCCGGCGGTGAAGTAACGCTGAAGTTCGACGATTGTCTGGAGGTAGTCGCCTACTGCGCATCAAGAGGAATCCAGACGCAGCTTAATTCCAACGGCAGTCTGCTGAGCGCGGCGAGAATTGACAAGCTTGCCCTCGCGGGACTGACGACCATACATATTTCATTTAATTTCACCTCGGCAGAGGAGTTCTCGCGGTATTACAACATCCATCCTAACGTGTACAAAAAAATCAGGGAGAACATCTCGCTGTTCGCGAAGACGGAAGTGGACACGGTGCTGGAAACGCTGCTGTTCAGCGAGACCGAGAATCGTATGCGGGAAATCAGCGAGCATGTCTACTCCATGGGCGTCCGCACGCACGAAATTCAGAACAGTATCGTTATGGACCACAGCGGCTGGAAATCGATTGCGGCCCGGGAGGCGCTTAAACAAGCAGTCAACGATCTGATCGCCCACAAAAAAGAGGATACCGTGCTGTACTTCACCTGCATGGACCGGTTCATGGAAGCGCTCGGGTTCCGGGAGCAGCCCGGCGTTTATTTTCCGCACTGCATTGAGGGCAAGACCCAGCTGCATCTGCACGGCAACGGCGATATACTGATCTCCGAATTATGCCATCCGGTCGTTATCGGAAATATTTACAAAGGAACTTCACTCAAAGATATTTATAAGCCGATGCCGGTGGAATTGGAACGCTTTCTGGACCGCCAGCCTTGCCCCGCGCTGGATGCGCTGTTTCCGCAGGGGATTTAG
- the rd gene encoding rubredoxin, translating to MKKYICEPCGYIYDPAVGDPDEDVAPGTAFEDLPEDWVCPVCGEDKDHFAPVEGAQA from the coding sequence ATGAAAAAATACATCTGCGAGCCTTGCGGTTATATTTACGATCCGGCGGTAGGCGATCCCGACGAGGATGTCGCTCCGGGAACGGCTTTTGAAGATCTGCCCGAAGATTGGGTCTGCCCCGTCTGCGGCGAGGATAAAGATCATTTCGCGCCGGTTGAAGGCGCTCAAGCTTAA
- a CDS encoding saccharopine dehydrogenase family protein: MGKALIIGAGGVASVVVHKCCQNPDVFEEICIASRTVEKCEALKNKLDGGRTKIQTAQVDADNTDEVIQLIKSFGPDVVINVALPYQDLTIMDACLATGVHYLDTANYEPPETAKFEYSWQWAYKKKFEEAGIMAVLGCGFDPGVTGVFSAYALKHYFDEIHTIDIVDANAGDHGYPFATNFNPEINIREITANGRYYENSEWIETPPLSEKKVYDLPEIGPKDIYLLYHEELESLAKNITGIKKIRFWMTFSQNYLTHLKVLENVGMTSIEPIIFEGKEIIPLQFLKAILPDPASLGPRTKGKTNIGIIAQGTKDGEPKNYYVYNVCDHQECYREVGSQAISYTTGVPAMIGAMLMIKGTWMKPGVYNVEELDPDPFMELLNTKGLPWQEDFSPTLLD; this comes from the coding sequence TTGGGAAAAGCGTTAATTATCGGCGCTGGCGGCGTCGCAAGCGTTGTTGTTCATAAATGCTGCCAGAACCCGGATGTTTTTGAGGAGATCTGTATTGCGAGCAGAACGGTCGAAAAATGCGAAGCTTTGAAAAATAAATTGGACGGAGGCCGCACTAAGATTCAGACGGCCCAGGTTGACGCGGACAATACCGACGAGGTTATTCAACTCATCAAAAGCTTTGGTCCGGACGTCGTTATTAACGTCGCGCTTCCTTACCAGGACCTGACGATTATGGATGCCTGCCTTGCAACGGGCGTGCATTATCTGGATACCGCGAACTACGAGCCGCCGGAAACGGCGAAATTCGAATACAGCTGGCAGTGGGCGTACAAGAAGAAATTCGAAGAAGCCGGCATTATGGCTGTACTGGGCTGCGGCTTTGACCCGGGCGTAACCGGCGTATTCTCGGCCTATGCGCTCAAGCACTATTTTGACGAAATTCATACGATCGATATCGTGGACGCCAACGCGGGCGATCATGGCTATCCTTTCGCGACCAATTTCAATCCGGAGATCAATATCCGTGAAATCACCGCGAACGGACGCTACTACGAGAACAGCGAATGGATCGAAACGCCGCCGCTTTCCGAGAAGAAGGTATACGACCTGCCGGAAATCGGCCCGAAGGATATTTACTTGCTGTATCATGAAGAGCTGGAATCCCTGGCCAAAAATATTACGGGAATCAAGAAAATCCGCTTCTGGATGACCTTCTCCCAAAACTACCTGACTCATTTGAAAGTGCTGGAGAACGTCGGCATGACCTCCATCGAGCCGATTATTTTTGAAGGCAAAGAAATCATTCCGCTGCAGTTCCTGAAGGCGATTCTGCCTGACCCGGCTTCGCTCGGACCGAGAACGAAGGGCAAGACGAACATCGGCATCATCGCTCAGGGCACCAAAGACGGCGAGCCGAAGAATTACTACGTCTACAATGTATGCGACCATCAGGAATGCTATCGTGAAGTAGGCTCCCAAGCCATTTCCTACACAACGGGCGTACCGGCCATGATCGGCGCTATGCTGATGATCAAGGGCACCTGGATGAAGCCGGGCGTATATAATGTGGAAGAGCTTGACCCGGATCCATTTATGGAGCTGCTGAATACTAAAGGACTGCCGTGGCAGGAAGATTTCTCGCCTACGCTGCTGGATTAG
- a CDS encoding Crp/Fnr family transcriptional regulator — protein sequence MNEHSCQYAAEPCTRKVPIFASLTDQDLSRIGAMIKHRKYDKGQALVLEEQPSDTLFIIRRGHVKLSKMTPQGKEQILRILTAGEFFGELSIFGGGELSNFSAYALQDTAICKLTRADMETIINANPDISLRLLKAVTQRLAHTENLAQSLATKDPEIRIAHMILELGVKYGKQRDGCLDIQLPLSREEMANYVGVTRETISRKFARFEELKLIKLIGNKRLVLKDPAAMEKYLD from the coding sequence ATGAACGAGCATTCATGCCAATACGCCGCTGAGCCCTGCACCCGGAAGGTACCGATCTTTGCTTCGCTCACCGATCAGGATTTGTCCCGCATTGGGGCCATGATCAAACACCGGAAATATGACAAGGGACAAGCACTGGTTCTGGAAGAGCAGCCTTCGGATACGCTCTTTATTATCCGCCGGGGCCATGTGAAATTGTCAAAAATGACCCCCCAGGGGAAAGAGCAAATTTTGCGCATCCTGACAGCGGGCGAGTTCTTTGGTGAGCTCAGTATTTTTGGCGGCGGGGAGCTCAGCAACTTCAGCGCCTATGCTCTGCAGGATACCGCTATCTGCAAGCTCACCCGGGCCGATATGGAGACTATTATTAACGCGAATCCGGATATTTCGCTCCGGCTGCTGAAGGCCGTTACCCAGCGTCTCGCCCATACGGAAAATTTGGCGCAGAGTCTTGCGACCAAAGATCCGGAAATCCGGATTGCCCATATGATACTGGAGCTGGGGGTCAAATACGGTAAGCAGCGGGATGGCTGCTTGGACATACAGCTTCCCCTGTCCCGTGAAGAAATGGCCAATTATGTCGGTGTAACCCGGGAGACAATCAGCCGAAAATTCGCCCGGTTCGAGGAACTGAAGCTGATCAAGCTCATCGGCAACAAGCGGTTGGTTCTGAAAGATCCGGCGGCCATGGAAAAATATTTGGATTAG
- a CDS encoding stalk domain-containing protein, with amino-acid sequence MKHWGKILLCGALLLGSAPTIAPGTTSAAGGVRIILDGYPLPFPVEPSVMSGTTMVPFRAISEAMGITVQWNQSAKKITAFRLDKSGVKKVVLTLGSKTALVNGGSVKLAVAPQTIRGTTMIPLSFFSQQFGANVAWNQQAKTVSITSPKTEMYTLGFYAISSYSEYALLPDFDAMAFGWSRLDKNGELTTTGADHYWPPADGDTTPEYIVENSGAGGTTPYLMVYSGDDGLEVTKNLEDKALQERTIANIMDLAVQKGFKGIVLDLEGLGMTGDKAKAAADYNAFVKNLSGKARAQGLKLSIAVHPINSSYNGYDYKTLASLADDLIVMAYAYGDQKSPEPTSKVDEAIRLALKQTTKDKLVLGVSLASENESSVNTKIGLAKRYGLKGIAVWRLGLIGQKAWSEMNKSVELSE; translated from the coding sequence ATGAAGCATTGGGGAAAAATATTGCTGTGCGGCGCGTTGCTTCTGGGGAGCGCTCCGACGATCGCGCCCGGGACCACCTCGGCGGCGGGTGGAGTCCGCATTATACTGGACGGCTATCCGTTGCCTTTTCCGGTGGAGCCCTCAGTTATGAGTGGCACGACGATGGTGCCGTTCCGGGCCATCTCCGAAGCGATGGGCATAACTGTTCAGTGGAATCAGAGCGCGAAGAAAATTACCGCCTTCAGATTGGATAAGTCGGGGGTGAAGAAGGTTGTTCTGACGCTTGGCAGCAAGACCGCGCTGGTGAACGGCGGTTCTGTGAAGCTGGCCGTCGCCCCGCAGACGATACGCGGCACGACGATGATCCCGCTGAGCTTCTTCAGCCAGCAGTTCGGCGCGAATGTAGCGTGGAACCAGCAGGCGAAGACGGTGTCGATCACCTCGCCGAAGACGGAGATGTACACGCTCGGCTTTTACGCGATTTCCTCTTACAGCGAATATGCGCTGCTCCCGGATTTTGACGCGATGGCGTTCGGCTGGAGCCGGCTGGACAAGAACGGAGAGCTTACTACCACGGGCGCGGATCACTACTGGCCGCCGGCAGACGGCGACACTACGCCGGAATATATTGTGGAGAACTCAGGCGCCGGAGGAACAACGCCATATCTTATGGTCTATTCCGGAGACGATGGCCTGGAAGTGACCAAGAATTTGGAGGATAAGGCGCTTCAGGAGAGAACGATCGCGAATATTATGGATCTTGCCGTGCAAAAGGGCTTCAAAGGCATCGTGCTGGATCTGGAGGGTCTCGGTATGACCGGAGACAAGGCGAAGGCTGCGGCGGATTATAACGCTTTTGTGAAGAATCTGTCCGGCAAAGCGCGTGCCCAGGGGCTTAAGCTCAGCATCGCCGTTCATCCGATCAACAGTTCTTACAACGGCTACGATTACAAGACGCTCGCGTCATTGGCCGATGATTTGATTGTGATGGCTTATGCCTATGGGGACCAAAAAAGTCCCGAACCGACATCCAAAGTAGACGAGGCGATCCGGCTCGCCCTGAAGCAGACGACCAAGGACAAGCTTGTGCTGGGCGTCTCTCTCGCAAGCGAGAACGAAAGCTCCGTCAATACGAAGATCGGCCTTGCCAAGCGTTACGGCCTGAAGGGGATCGCCGTTTGGCGTCTGGGCCTGATCGGCCAGAAGGCGTGGAGTGAAATGAACAAATCGGTGGAACTGAGCGAATAA